From the genome of Buchnera aphidicola (Therioaphis trifolii):
AATAAAATAAAAAAAATTATTTCAAATATTATGGAAATAGAAATTAAAAAAATACATGATAAAACAAATTTAATTACAGATTTAAAAGTTGATTCTTTAGATATTATTGAAATAATCATGGCTATTGAAGAAAAATTTAATATAGAAATACCAGAATCAGAAGTTGAAAAATTTAACACTATTAATTTTATTACTGAATATATTCAAAAAAATAAAAAATAAAATA
Proteins encoded in this window:
- the acpP gene encoding acyl carrier protein, whose product is MKNIKNKIKKIISNIMEIEIKKIHDKTNLITDLKVDSLDIIEIIMAIEEKFNIEIPESEVEKFNTINFITEYIQKNKK